In Oryza sativa Japonica Group chromosome 1, ASM3414082v1, the genomic stretch TTCGTAGTTtaactcagtttttttttcctcccgaACGGAAGACATTCAGTTTTTCACACAAACATCGTAGTTTTAACTCCTCCAAAGAGTAGGTTTTGTCATTGCGTCTTCTTTTTTCCCCTCAGATTTGGTAGTGATAATAAGTTGTCATTGTTTTGATCCAAGGGATAGAATTCAGTTAGACAAAATTGAACTATAACAAGAGCATGTACTTGccatttcgttttttttttcaattgagGGCATGCATGCACCCTTACTTTGTTGGTTTGAGCCTCTCAACTATTCTATTTTGTGCAACCAGGTTCTTTTATGCAGCAAATTCTTGCTGACGTGTTATATCATCTCTTAGATAAGAAATTACACATTCTCCATCTTCACCAAAGAGATTACAAATTCTCCATCTTCACGATGTTCAAGCCGACTTCTCCTCATATTCATGAAttgagggtgtgtttggataatgggaaatgagaggtgggattgggattaggaattgaatgaagggttaggattaaatggatgagggagaatgaatggttaagATTTAAAGaggggtgggaaatcatttcccttAGATATTTGCCAAACACTGCCTGAGCTCCAATTTAAAGATTTCTCCATCGTAGCGTAATCCCGAAATGGATTCAGAAAGTTCAGATATATAGTTGAGGGTTTTGGAGTTTTTGACAGCGACAAAATAGGATCGTATACTTTAACTCCACAATAGTCCTTCAGGcctagaaagaaagaaaaatggaaATACCATTAATTAGATTAGAAGTAGGGCAAGCGTATTAGGGCTGAGCTACAACTCCTAATTTTTgcttcaggagttgggtctaGAGTGGaattgtggagctgcctaaacccagctccataTCTCTAGTATATTTTGTAAGAGAGCTCCACTCAGCTCCGCTcctattttaggtggagctgaaactgtttggctgagctacAACTCCAatagaggtggagctggagttgAAGCTGTGCCAAACATAGTATTTGCATAATCAAGAGATCCGAAATACGGAGTAAAACTTACTCCATCTCGGCAATTTCGCTTTACACGCCACAAAGGATTTGTGTTCCAAACTCCGTATTGCAAGTCTTTTAgccctagaaaaaaaaaagataaaatgaacCAGCAAAGTCAAAAATAAGTAGGATTCAAGTGTTTGCATAAGAAAAGAGGCATGATATCAGAAATAAGACTTACACCAACTCGGCAATTTCGCTTAACACGCCACGAAGGTGTTGTCTCCCTGTAAAAAATCAGCCCCTTATTCCTATAAGCATGAGAAAAGAAACAATTAGCATGCCAGGTAGAATGAAAAGGCAACGAAGGAACATCAATGAAGTAAAGACACTTACCAATATTTACGATAGCAACATGTTAAGATATGGTGAATGAGGCTATACGGCCTAGGTGGAGGTGAATTTCCAATGCTTCCATCAATCAGAGGTGACCAGGTACGACTGCTGAGGTGGTATTGCGTAAAGAACAATTCCGTTGGAGGAGTGTGAAATATATAACCACCAGTATCACCACAGAAAATGGTAGGAAGTGCCTTAGAGGAGACACAGATAGTCCGTGGACCAATGAACAAGGCATGGTCACCAATGCTCGCCACCGGACTAAATCTTCCTGAGGTAAGGTCAGAAATCCTATACACTGAAGTGTGAGTGTAATTTCCAATGTCGTTGTAGGCAAAAGGCAGCAGCATGGTCTGTGAGTCTAATGATGTGGGTCTACTGTCATGGCCAATTATCAGTATCTCCGAGTCGCATTCTGCCAGAAAACAAGGGCCGAACAGCTTGTCCTTAGGAATTGTTGCAACCAGCTTCGGTGCCAGCTCCTTCTCTGGCAAAGGAGAGCCTTCAGCATCCTGATCATTGGGTGGATCAATCTGGAGAATGTCTGAATTGCCGGTTATATCGTGCTTAGCCTTCACCATAAACAGCTTCCCTTGGTATGACAATGTCCTCCAGCAGGGGCGCCCAAAGTAACATTTGGACAGAGTCCATTGCAggtcgccggaggcggcgaAAGCTACCCGGTTGAACAGGTGGAAGGCCAGCATGACAGTGATGCTGCCAGTGTCGTTAACACTGACAGAAGCGCAGACATCTCTGAGGAAACCTATCCTGTGCTTCTCTTCGTTGTAATTCCACAGAACGGAGTTTGTGGTGTTACCCATCTGCGGCCGGAGGGTCTCGAGGGGCGGGAGGTCGGCGATGTCGCCGGTGAaggggtggaggaggcggatgGCGGTGTCGTGGTCCCgctgcagcaggaggaggccgTCGACGGAGTCGAGCACCATGTGGTCCTGGAAGAGCAGGAGCTTGGCGCGGGCGAGGGCGCCGGTGGAGAGGTTGAAGAAGCGGACGAACCCGCGGAGCTTGGCGTGGCCGGGGTGGAGGCCGTGGCCCTCGGGGAACATCATCCAGCGGCGCGGGTGGAAGCGCGGGTCGGTGAtgccgcggccgcgcgggcaggcggtggcggagcgccaggcggcgcagacggcgcggaggcggacgtAGTCGAGGAGGTCGCTGGCGAGCGCCCGCTCCGCGACCAGCCGCAGGAGGTCGGGGTTCAACGACGCCCACGGCGACTCggggggcgcgaggcggcggcgcttggcggtggcggcgcacggAGCCACGGCCAGCTGGGGCGCAGGCCGCTTTGGGCATCTCGTCGTCCTCGGCCGCGAcatccctctcctcctcgtcggcggcgaaaaGATTTTCTCcttattttttgaattttttttccccaaatcaACTGTCAGATCTGCGAGTGTGAGGCGGCGAGAGTTGTTGGTGATGTGGTCGATGGCCAATCTAGCGCTCAGTTATATCGGCAGGAAACGAGAGTGAATGCCTACTCCTGATCGGAATTGGATTTGCATCCAACGAGTTGATCCGCCAAGCGAACGGATTCGGAGAGGAGAGACGGCTGGTTAAATTGGGAGTTTCATCTCCAAGGAGAGAAACGAAGGCGAGGGGCAAAACAGACATTGCATATCACTGGTCCACACTGGCTACCTCATATAGTAACTCACGTAGGCAAAGTggcaaaagattttttttaaaaaaactcagaattggataaatagtttagaaaaaataattattttgaaGATTGAGACATGTATGTATGAATGAAGTAAAAAGAAAGCTAAAATAAAAGAGTAGGTAGTTGGTTGAAAAGTTTAGAGAGTGATATTTTTTTCGGATCGATCCACTGACGAGGAGCGTTATCCAAAaaactatcttttttttaagaaacacaaTACAATACAGACGTATACGTACACAAAGCACACACTAACCCTTAAAAATacaatttcaataaaaaaaattctctcatAGTTGTCTAACTAATTTTCTCTAAGTTTTTCGTTAGctttataatattttattcatCCAAATAAGCAATTTTCTTCCGTCTATAATCCGtccaatcattcatcagagaaTCCGTGTGGATCCTAttaagatgagaaaaaaaaaagtcatttgGCTGTCGACACGATGACACGCTCCTTGGCTCGAACAAATGTTTAGAGCTGATTGCAACTAGCTGGTGCACAGGTTTCTGGGGCGGAGCTATGTGTATCAAGGGGGCGTTAAAAGTGACCAGAGAACCCATCCACTTCGGCAATTACCTGCCACACTAACTCACATGTTTCGAGTTGGGCAAGGCTCTCACTATCATGCAAGAAGCCCAGAACTTGAACTATTCATCCACAATGACACGTAAATGAGTAACCATGTTAATGACATCATCATTCTTCTTCACACAAGAGCTTGGTGTCTACCCACAGAAATAGTCATGCCAAGAAGAGGCTGCAGGGATAAATACTTGCAACAAGCGTTCGCAAATTTGCGAGGAAACATACGAATACGAGTAACTAGAGGAATATAATAAGGATTTATGTACAATAATACGCTTTGTTGCATAGTACCTAATTTATCAAGACTCGCGGACACTTCACACGGTTTTATCCTGAAAAAAGACGATACCTGCAAGATAGAAGCCACGGCCACCAGTTGGGAGTTGAGTTATCAGGCATGGCTTGATGTTCATTCCATTGGAAATGATAACGCTACAATCTGACGAGAAAGAGCGTACCTTTCAAATTCTAGCTTCTGGGTGACAATACCATTAAGCACAAGCTCTGATTCAAACACCTCAAAACCTGCAACGGTGCAACATCAACCAGCGGTTTACGACAAATGGAGTAAGCCCCAGAACTTTATTAGGTACAGGGAGCGTAGCACACACCGTTCTTAATGAATGGCACGCATATTTTGTAGTCTTGTTCACAAGAGATTACAAAAGCTCCCATTAAACTTCTATTCTTCATCTTGGACATTGCGTTTCTCTCCAACACCTGGCAAACCAACAAATGTAATCGTTGTGCAAGCAATTTAAGAAATGGAAATTATGTATCCAAGTATGGGATCCTAACATATTGGCATGTAATGAAGTAGTGTTCTTAACAGAGAAAATGCAATTAAAAACGAACCACAAATCATTTGATAACTTTCATCACACCTTTTAGCTATATCTTGAAACCAAATCAGTAATATTGGCAACAACAAAATTGAATTAAACACATGTCACTAGAAATCTCCATTGTAAAAAACACAGGTCACTAGAAAATGTTCCAGATTGATGGTAATCCACGTTGATCCTACTCGTATTTGTTGTTGCATCACAAACACAATGCCTCCAGATTTTTGTGCACTTTACATAACAATGTGAAGAATTGAAGTCCTTTATGTGCATTAACTTCTAAGCAGCTGGAAAGTTCATACTGTTGCAGAAACAAGTACCATCTAAAATCTGGAGATAGTTGAGATGACAACACAGAATAAATGAATGCAACAAAGGGTAGATTACCAAAGACAAGGAAAGTGCTCCAAAAGAAAATTCAGATTGATTTGAACAGAGGTATATAACAAGCGTATACCTTGCCATGAGCAGTCACTACTAAACTTTTCAAAAGCTCCTTGCTAGGTTTAGCATTTGGTGTGATTAGCACTCTTCTACCCTGGAAATTCAATAAATTTTTAGGTAAcataaacatttcatattttGGCATACTGAAGTTAAAGTATCTCTTGGCATCAAGATAATATAATTGCCAAAAATTGCTAGTATTTGTTCTCATTTTGATTATATTTTTCAAGCTAATAAACTAAAATATCACCTCTAACAAAGGTTTTTTGCAAGCTCGGCTTAGTGAGACAGGCATGCTAAAGCCTAGCTCCTTTTCCTTCTTTATATCCCTCAGAATGTATCTTTTCTCATCAATGAAACTCCTAGCTTCCCTGCAGCATTCAAGCCATGCCGGTGTGACTACAGGTATGCCCGTAGCTATTGCCTCTAGCATGTTCCTTGTGCGCGCAAACTTTTCAGCAACAAAGTGTGTAGCCTCTGAAATAGTTGTTGCCACTGATAATCCAAAATGTATCAAAATCTGCCAATGGCCAAATAGAGTTTTAAGAGGTGAGAACCATTGAGAGACCTTTCATTACTCTGTGTAGTTTGTGCAATTAAGAAATGGATGGTACCTTTGTTTGATCGTTGAGGGTTTCATTGCCCATACTTTGGCTAAGTAGTACACGGACTGTGGACATATGCTTTCTCCTTCGCCTGCTAGATTGCAATACTGGAGATACTTCATTTCTAAAGAGGTTAGCAAGTTCTCTGGAACCTGGTGATTTCAGGACTCTCTTCGGTGTTTCTGATGTACGTGTCCTAGCTTGGGGCCCTGCACCATTTAGCTCTCTCAGCGGTACACTGGGCATCAAACTAGAGTCATGACCCTTCTTCTCAGGTATTGACTGTTTTTCAAGCCCTACAGTAAAAGTTTCTGCAAGTGGATTGAAGTATGAACTACCTGCTGATGCTTCATGATCAGCAAAAGAAGAATGTTGACTCATTCTCAAGCCACTTGTGGTATCTTGATCAGATACGCTTACTGTGTTAGCTGTTGAAAGCTGTTTTACTTCTGTAGTTTTGGCTCTAAGTGCCGTTGGCTTGATAGCTTCAATGAACTCAATTTTTGAGCTTCCCGAGGTAAATATATATGTCCTCCTCCTTTTAGGATGGATTAAAGCATCTGTATCTAGTGAAAGAGGAATATTTGAGTCATTTGTACCAGATCTTGTGATTACTTCTGACACCTCATGATCTATGTCTCTTTGAGTAATCCCACTGCTGATGTTTCTTTTTGCTTTCCCTGCCATCTGTTTCGTATACTTCCTGGTTTGTGATGTGTTTGTATGAGAGACTGAACTTTCACCATTTTCCCTTACTGTATCATCTACCTTGATTTGCTTGTATTCTGTTGCCACTCCTGATCTGTGACGCAAGAAGTTTACCTTTCTCTTTTGAATTGGTGAATGAACTGCACATGTCTTATCAACTTTGGTTCcttttgtcatatttttaacaACAGAATCTTCAGGACGTTCATTCTCCTTGACATCATAACTGACAGTTGAAGCATTGAACAATGCTTCCATGGCTTCAGCTGCCATCTGAGTATTTGGCCCAATATCATATTCTTGGTATAAATCATCAGTACCACAAAATGGTTCCGTTTTCTTCAGACAATTAGTACCCAAGTCCTCATCAATGCATTCTAGTATGGGCCAAGCCCTGGTACTTGATCCACAGCCACCGTGTTTCACTTGATTATTAGCACGATCTACTGTATTTTCCATGGAAATAATACTGGTTCTGCAATCATCAACAGTGGGGGTATCAACCCAGTCAAAATTTCCAGCCTTTTTTAGTGGGGAACTGCACCTAGCCCTTTTGGCCAGGCATTGAGCTATATCTGAACCTAAAGTAGAAGCTGACTTTGCCCTCGTTGTCTGGTCGATGCTTATTTGCTGATAAGTTTCTATATCATCTTCTACTAGCAGCCTATCCACAATGTCAATAGCGTTGATCTGTGATTCATCACCAGGCTCCTGCGAACTAAGGTAATCCAACTTTGCACATCCGCTTGCAGAAGTCATCATGTGCATGCTGTAATACTGAAATAGACAGAAAACACCTGTTATGAACTTGTAGGCTAACTGTGAATGGTGTTAACAACATGGAGTTGATCGATCATGGCCTAAATGCTGAGTAGACAATACTTGAAACCAAGAGCTGGAATCTTCTCAGACTGAACTGTGTATATGAGAGGAACATATTTTAAGATGCTACAGTTTCTAAATCAAGATACACATACCAAAATATTTATGCACACGGAAGACAGAAGTGTATGATCATAAGTAAAATAAACAACGTTTATGGGCTTGTTTGAGAGCTAGGGGTGAAAAAAAACAGGGAAGAACATCCACAGGAGGGACCTTTTGGGTGTCACGGGATCCCCTTGGGAAATTCCACCCAATTGTTTGGAATAAAAAGAGCCAACAAAAATCCCTGCCTTACAAAAATAAACggaaaattaagaaaaaattgcaaaatCCAAAATCTTCTTGGCGCGGGTGGTGGTGTGACCAGGCATTGAGCTAGACAGCTAGTGAAGGGAGGGGGCTGCCGCCTAGCTCACCAACAGAGGGGGCAACCGCCGTCGAGCTCATGAATGGAAAGATCTCCAGATGCAGGTAGTGACAGCAGTTGATTAGATGCGGCACCGGCGGTCAGTGGTTGCAAGCTAAACGCGGGCGAGAGCGAGAGAGGCAGCAAGATTTATGGTCGGTTTTTAGTATTACAGTTGATGTGGGGTTCGTACCAACTAGAaagagccaaaaaaaaatgttggattCTGATTCATATCAGACAGTGTATTCGCAGAAGTAATGCATATGCTTATTGCTATTGGAAAAATggattttatgataaatttggtTATCACCCAGTCAAATATGTAACAGACGACTGACGAATACTAGTATATagcaatttttattttagaataggAGTATATAGCAATAAACGCAGGCTGTTCTTCTCAATGAACAAGAACACTAAACTCCACTTCACTATTCAAATCCATCTCTCCAAATGATCCATCAGATTATCTACTACTAGCATGCTGTGGCAGCAAATGATCCGTCAAGGGGATCTTATCACAAATTGATCATTGCCGTGCCATTGAACAATAAATATACTGCGAAGAAAGGTGAGAATACATCTACTAGACACAAACGGGTGCGACGAATTCGAGAACGATCGAATCCAACGGGCCTGCCACCGATCGATCGGCGCGTTCAACACTAAGAACCGAAAAAATCGACTCGAGAAACGCGCGATTCGGTGTTACCAAAAGGCATCGCGTGAAAAGTAACTAAAACACGATGATCCGATTAAGGGATGGGAAAATTACCTGAGAAGGGGATGCCACCTTTAGTTTTGGATAGGTGAACGAGGCGCTGGAGAGCTCTAGGGTTTAGCTCCTTCGCTTCGCCATTGATCCGCCATGAACTCCTGGATGGATTGGGGAAcggatgagagagagaggtgagatgAGTCGGCGAGTGCAGTgagaaaagggggagagaagCACAAGTTCCAAGCCCGCGCGCAGGAGGGAAGTGTGCTGGAGAAGCCAAAACACCccgccctttttttttctcttctgagCTGTGTTGCGCGCCTcattttgggagaaaataaatttGATGTGAAAATTTGTTCGGATCGATTATTTCTTAAAGTTGGAATGCTCCTGTAATATTTGTCACTATTTCATCATGGAGAATCAAATTGTTTGCTATAGGAATGATAAGTCTTAAAGAAACATTAAACgcagcaaaggaaaaaaaatcactatttCATCATGGATAATCAAATTGTTTGCTCTAGGAATGATAAGTCATAAGCAAACATTAAACGaagcaaagaaaagaaaattcactagtaaaacttttataggCGTCCTTATCGATTATATGCATTCTTATCGATTTAGAAGTCAAAGCTGataaatggtactccctccatttcatattataattgtAGTAAACTACAATAGAAATAAAAGATAAAATCAACACTAAAATGACGTTTCAAATTctagattttggcgataaactAATAAAGCAAACGATGGAGGCTGATAAAAATTGTCCtaatttttttatgttaaaaaaGTGAAGATAGTTTATAGCGCAGAAATCTTGAAACAAACAGCTCTTCCCAcgagaaatgaaagaaaaaagagCTCTTCCCAcgagaaatgaaagaaaaaagaaaagctatgTTTGAAGTAAACTCATGTGCCATTGCACAGTAAGTTAACATGCATcagtataaaataaaataaaaattatcgcAATGCATGATACGCTATAATGCACATATTTCTAAGTAAAGGTAGAACTTGCCACATAGCGGATAGTAATCCATTACTACTTACTAACCAGATGATGAACAACATCTAGTTCTTAAGAATAGACAAGTTTCTAGTTCTCCTAACACTGTCACATGCTTTAACATATCACGGATTGCTCATAAACACAAGTGAACATCAATTGCATGGGCACTAGATAATGTGAAAAAAGAGAGCATTCCCAATCCAGCTGTCTAGGATTATAGATCACAATTCGCAAATAGCAAATCGTCCAATCAGGTCCTTCTGTCCATGGGGCGCCGTAGATTCGTTGATGGTTTACAATTAGAGGCTAACAAAAACATCAGCACTACTCTTTGCGTCTAGCCACAAACAACTTGGTCATATCTTCAGTGACAACGTTGCTCctgtgaaaaagaaaaacacaaaaaataacaaatattatTCGGAGACAACAGATATATGATGCTGAAGAAGTTCTGTCAGCATAATTGGGAGAGCACGCCTATTTATCAAATATAGTATGCTCAATCATTTGATTCACTTTAAGGAAAGCACTAACTAGTACTATGGGTCATGTACCAATCATCTTTCTTAAGTAAGTGAAAGTAAGGCTAACCTTCCACTAAGCTGTGGTGGAACTAACGTGTTCCCAGCAGCGATCCTGGCACCACGAGATTGTCCCGATTGAACCCTTGGAAATTTACTGCGTGGGTCTTGAAATGCAGATCCATTTGATTCTCGTT encodes the following:
- the LOC4326508 gene encoding uncharacterized protein, yielding MSRPRTTRCPKRPAPQLAVAPCAATAKRRRLAPPESPWASLNPDLLRLVAERALASDLLDYVRLRAVCAAWRSATACPRGRGITDPRFHPRRWMMFPEGHGLHPGHAKLRGFVRFFNLSTGALARAKLLLFQDHMVLDSVDGLLLLQRDHDTAIRLLHPFTGDIADLPPLETLRPQMGNTTNSVLWNYNEEKHRIGFLRDVCASVSVNDTGSITVMLAFHLFNRVAFAASGDLQWTLSKCYFGRPCWRTLSYQGKLFMVKAKHDITGNSDILQIDPPNDQDAEGSPLPEKELAPKLVATIPKDKLFGPCFLAECDSEILIIGHDSRPTSLDSQTMLLPFAYNDIGNYTHTSVYRISDLTSGRFSPVASIGDHALFIGPRTICVSSKALPTIFCGDTGGYIFHTPPTELFFTQYHLSSRTWSPLIDGSIGNSPPPRPYSLIHHILTCCYRKYWNKGLIFYRETTPSWRVKRNCRVGG
- the LOC4326509 gene encoding uncharacterized protein is translated as MHMMTSASGCAKLDYLSSQEPGDESQINAIDIVDRLLVEDDIETYQQISIDQTTRAKSASTLGSDIAQCLAKRARCSSPLKKAGNFDWVDTPTVDDCRTSIISMENTVDRANNQVKHGGCGSSTRAWPILECIDEDLGTNCLKKTEPFCGTDDLYQEYDIGPNTQMAAEAMEALFNASTVSYDVKENERPEDSVVKNMTKGTKVDKTCAVHSPIQKRKVNFLRHRSGVATEYKQIKVDDTVRENGESSVSHTNTSQTRKYTKQMAGKAKRNISSGITQRDIDHEVSEVITRSGTNDSNIPLSLDTDALIHPKRRRTYIFTSGSSKIEFIEAIKPTALRAKTTEVKQLSTANTVSVSDQDTTSGLRMSQHSSFADHEASAGSSYFNPLAETFTVGLEKQSIPEKKGHDSSLMPSVPLRELNGAGPQARTRTSETPKRVLKSPGSRELANLFRNEVSPVLQSSRRRRKHMSTVRVLLSQSMGNETLNDQTKILIHFGLSVATTISEATHFVAEKFARTRNMLEAIATGIPVVTPAWLECCREARSFIDEKRYILRDIKKEKELGFSMPVSLSRACKKPLLEGRRVLITPNAKPSKELLKSLVVTAHGKVLERNAMSKMKNRSLMGAFVISCEQDYKICVPFIKNGFEVFESELVLNGIVTQKLEFERYRLFSG